The following are encoded together in the Streptococcus oralis genome:
- a CDS encoding GAF domain-containing protein, giving the protein MLDSEKQSQYQLLNEELSYLLEGESNVLANLSNASALLKSRFPNTVFAGFYLFDGSELVLGSFQGGVSCIRIPLGKGVCGEAAEFQETVLVGDVSTYPNYISCDSMAKSEIVVPMLKNGRLLGVLDLDSSLIDDYNAVDRDYLEQFVAILLEKTEWDFTMFEEKA; this is encoded by the coding sequence ATGTTAGATTCAGAAAAACAATCACAATATCAATTGTTAAATGAGGAACTCTCTTATTTACTTGAAGGTGAGAGCAATGTTCTTGCCAATCTTTCGAATGCTAGTGCCCTCCTAAAATCTCGCTTTCCAAATACTGTATTTGCAGGGTTTTATCTGTTTGATGGTAGCGAGTTGGTTTTAGGGTCTTTTCAGGGTGGTGTTTCTTGTATTCGCATTCCGCTTGGGAAAGGCGTTTGTGGAGAAGCTGCTGAGTTTCAAGAGACTGTTTTGGTTGGCGATGTGAGCACCTATCCAAACTACATTTCTTGTGATAGTATGGCCAAGAGTGAAATCGTGGTTCCCATGCTCAAGAATGGTCGATTGCTGGGTGTCTTAGACTTGGATTCTTCACTTATTGATGATTACAATGCCGTTGACCGTGATTACTTGGAACAATTTGTCGCTATTTTGCTTGAGAAGACAGAATGGGACTTTACGATGTTTGAGGAGAAAGCCTAA
- a CDS encoding branched-chain amino acid aminotransferase: MTVAIDWENLGFAYMKLPYRYIAHYKNGQWDQGELTEDATLHISESSPSLHYGQQAFEGLKAYRTKDGSVQLFRPDENAKRLQRTCDRLLMPQVPTEMFVEACKAVVRANEEYVPPYGTGGTLYLRPLLIGVGDIIGVKPAEEYIFTIFAMPVGNYFKGGLVPTNFLIQDVYDRAAPNGTGAAKVGGNYAASLLPGKMAKSRQFSDVIYLDPSTHTKIEEVGSANFFGITADNKFVTPLSPSILPSITKYSLLYLAEHRLGLTPIEGDVPIDNLARFVEAGACGTAAVISPIGGIQHGDDFHVFYSETEVGPVTRKLYDELTGIQFGDVDAPEGWIVKVD; the protein is encoded by the coding sequence ATGACAGTTGCAATTGATTGGGAAAATCTTGGCTTTGCTTATATGAAACTACCTTACCGTTATATCGCTCACTACAAAAATGGTCAATGGGATCAAGGAGAATTGACAGAGGATGCAACCTTGCATATTTCAGAGTCTTCTCCAAGTCTCCACTATGGACAGCAAGCATTTGAGGGATTGAAAGCTTATCGTACCAAGGACGGCAGTGTTCAATTGTTCCGTCCTGACGAAAATGCCAAGCGTTTGCAACGTACTTGTGACCGTCTTTTGATGCCACAAGTTCCGACAGAAATGTTTGTAGAAGCTTGTAAAGCAGTTGTGCGTGCAAATGAAGAATACGTCCCACCATATGGAACAGGTGGAACCCTTTATCTTCGTCCACTTTTGATTGGTGTTGGGGATATTATTGGGGTTAAACCAGCAGAAGAGTATATTTTCACCATCTTTGCTATGCCAGTTGGTAACTATTTTAAAGGTGGTTTAGTCCCAACCAACTTCTTGATTCAGGATGTATACGACCGTGCAGCTCCGAATGGTACAGGTGCGGCCAAGGTAGGTGGAAACTATGCTGCTAGTCTCCTCCCAGGTAAAATGGCCAAGTCACGCCAATTTTCAGATGTTATCTACCTAGACCCATCTACACATACAAAGATTGAAGAAGTCGGATCAGCCAACTTCTTTGGAATCACGGCCGACAATAAATTTGTTACGCCATTGAGTCCATCTATCTTGCCATCTATTACCAAGTATTCTTTGCTTTACTTGGCAGAACACCGCTTGGGCTTGACACCGATTGAAGGCGATGTCCCAATTGATAATTTGGCTCGTTTTGTAGAGGCAGGTGCCTGCGGTACAGCAGCAGTTATTTCTCCAATTGGAGGTATCCAACATGGCGATGATTTCCATGTTTTCTATAGTGAAACAGAAGTAGGTCCTGTTACACGCAAACTCTATGATGAATTGACTGGTATCCAATTTGGTGATGTGGATGCACCAGAGGGATGGATTGTCAAAGTGGACTAA
- a CDS encoding aminoglycoside 6-adenylyltransferase, translated as MKNNSIKDMCRQYRSEVQMLRLILQVAENIQVEAVAMSGSRTNPKAPKDEFQDYDVVYVVDDLDNLTSDLSWLDQFGKRIIEQHNVLGNRRLYLMLFEDGNRIDLTLCPKDHIQEWVDSEADYTVLKDEKGLFESYTTSPQRYWTNPASQTDFEKACNEFWWVSAYVVKGICRKQAIYATDHLYGICQQELLKVLAWRVAADKGTIDIGKNYKYLFQYLPAEKEKEFSNLLDFSSVEKLTQSLFATMKLFHQEAQILAQMMGFDYDKEVAEKMIKYTEERLN; from the coding sequence ATGAAAAATAATTCTATAAAAGATATGTGCAGACAATATAGAAGTGAAGTGCAAATGCTGAGATTGATTTTACAGGTAGCCGAAAATATACAAGTAGAAGCTGTCGCCATGTCTGGTTCACGGACAAATCCAAAAGCACCAAAAGACGAGTTTCAAGACTATGATGTTGTTTATGTCGTGGACGACTTAGATAATCTGACGAGTGACCTTTCTTGGTTAGACCAGTTTGGCAAACGTATTATTGAGCAGCATAATGTCCTAGGCAACCGTCGACTTTATCTGATGCTATTTGAAGATGGAAATCGGATTGATTTGACCCTCTGCCCCAAAGACCACATTCAAGAGTGGGTGGATAGTGAAGCTGATTATACAGTTTTGAAAGATGAGAAAGGCTTGTTTGAGTCCTATACTACAAGTCCTCAACGTTACTGGACAAATCCAGCTAGTCAGACAGATTTCGAAAAAGCCTGCAATGAATTTTGGTGGGTGTCAGCCTACGTGGTTAAAGGGATTTGTCGCAAGCAAGCCATCTATGCCACGGATCATCTCTACGGAATTTGTCAACAAGAACTCTTGAAGGTCTTGGCTTGGCGAGTTGCAGCAGATAAGGGGACGATTGATATTGGCAAGAACTACAAGTATCTTTTTCAGTATTTACCTGCAGAGAAGGAGAAGGAATTCTCAAATCTGCTTGATTTTTCAAGTGTAGAGAAACTTACTCAGTCCTTATTTGCTACGATGAAACTTTTCCACCAAGAAGCTCAAATCCTTGCTCAAATGATGGGATTTGACTACGATAAGGAAGTGGCTGAGAAGATGATTAAGTATACTGAGGAGAGGTTGAACTAG
- the rpsA gene encoding 30S ribosomal protein S1: MNEFEDLLNSVSQVEPGDVVSAEVLTVDATQANVAISGTGVEGVLTLRELTNDRDADINDFVKVGEVLDVLVLRQVVGKDTDTVTYLVSKKRLEARKAWDKLVGREEEVVTVKGTRAVKGGLSVEFEGVRGFIPASMLDTRFVRNTERFVGQEFDAKIKEVDPKENRFILSRREVVEAATAAARAEVFGKLAVGDVVTGKVARITSFGAFIDLGGVDGLVHLTELSHERNVSPKSVVTVGEEIEVKILDLNEEEGRVSLSLKATTPGPWDGVEQKLAKGDVVEGTVKRLTDFGAFVEVLPGIDGLVHVSQISHKRIENPKEALTVGQEVTVKVLDVNADAERVSLSIKALEERPAQEEGQKEEKRAARPRRPKRQEKRDFELPETQTGFSMADLFGDIEL; this comes from the coding sequence ATGAACGAATTTGAAGATTTGCTAAATAGCGTTAGCCAAGTTGAGCCTGGTGATGTTGTTAGTGCTGAAGTATTGACAGTTGATGCGACTCAAGCTAACGTTGCAATCTCTGGGACTGGTGTTGAAGGTGTCTTGACTCTTCGCGAATTGACAAACGATCGCGATGCAGATATTAATGACTTTGTGAAAGTAGGAGAAGTATTGGATGTTCTTGTACTTCGTCAAGTAGTTGGTAAAGATACTGATACAGTTACATACCTTGTATCTAAAAAACGCCTTGAAGCTCGCAAAGCATGGGACAAACTTGTAGGACGCGAAGAAGAAGTTGTTACTGTTAAAGGAACTCGTGCCGTTAAAGGTGGACTTTCAGTAGAATTTGAAGGTGTTCGTGGATTCATCCCAGCTTCAATGTTGGATACTCGTTTCGTACGTAACACTGAACGTTTCGTAGGTCAAGAATTTGATGCTAAAATCAAAGAAGTTGATCCTAAAGAAAACCGCTTCATCCTTTCACGTCGTGAAGTTGTTGAAGCAGCTACTGCAGCAGCTCGTGCTGAAGTATTCGGTAAATTGGCTGTTGGTGATGTCGTAACTGGTAAAGTTGCTCGTATCACTAGCTTTGGTGCTTTCATCGACCTTGGTGGTGTTGACGGATTGGTCCACTTGACTGAATTGTCACACGAACGTAACGTATCACCTAAATCAGTTGTAACTGTTGGTGAAGAAATTGAAGTGAAGATCCTTGATCTTAACGAAGAAGAAGGTCGCGTATCACTTTCACTTAAAGCAACAACACCTGGACCATGGGATGGCGTTGAGCAAAAATTGGCTAAAGGTGATGTAGTAGAAGGAACAGTTAAACGTTTGACTGACTTCGGTGCATTTGTTGAAGTATTGCCAGGTATCGATGGACTTGTTCATGTATCACAAATTTCACACAAACGTATCGAAAATCCAAAAGAAGCTCTTACTGTTGGTCAAGAAGTTACTGTTAAAGTCCTTGATGTTAACGCTGACGCAGAACGTGTATCACTTTCTATCAAAGCTCTTGAAGAACGTCCAGCTCAAGAAGAAGGACAAAAAGAAGAAAAACGTGCTGCTCGTCCACGTCGTCCAAAACGTCAAGAAAAACGTGATTTCGAACTTCCAGAAACACAAACAGGATTCTCAATGGCTGACTTGTTCGGTGATATCGAACTTTAA
- a CDS encoding DUF2969 domain-containing protein produces MSKKDKKIEIQLTDAKVTVGKDSYEGYILTIGKKVIGEIAELDSQFAIIKNGNVDSFYKKLEKAVEILIENYNLTK; encoded by the coding sequence ATGAGTAAAAAAGATAAGAAAATTGAAATCCAATTAACCGATGCAAAAGTGACTGTTGGAAAAGACAGCTATGAAGGATACATTTTGACGATTGGAAAAAAGGTTATTGGTGAAATTGCCGAATTAGATAGTCAATTTGCCATCATAAAGAATGGAAATGTCGATAGTTTTTATAAAAAACTTGAAAAAGCTGTGGAAATTTTGATTGAAAACTATAATTTGACAAAATAA
- the parC gene encoding DNA topoisomerase IV subunit A — protein sequence MSNIQNMSLEDIMGERFGRYSKYIIQDRALPDIRDGLKPVQRRILYSMNKDGNTFDKSYRKSAKSVGNIMGNFHPHGDSSIYDAMVRMSQDWKNREILVEMHGNNGSMDGDPPAAMRYTEARLSEIAGYLLQDIEKKTVPFAWNFDDTEKEPTVLPAAFPNLLVNGSTGISAGYATDIPPHNLAEVIDATVYMIDHPTAKVDKLMEFLPGPDFPTGGIIQGRDEIKKAYETGKGRVVVRSKTEIEKLKGGKEQIVITEIPYEINKANLVKKIDDVRVNNKVAGIAEVRDESDRDGLRIAIELKKDANTELVLNYLFKYTDLQINYNFNMVAIDNFTPRQVGIVPILSSYIAHRREVILARSRFDKEKAEKRLHIVEGLIRVISILDEVIALIRASENKADAKENLKVSYEFTEEQAEAIVTLQLYRLTNTDVVVLQEEEAELREKIAMLAAIIGDERTMYNLMKKELREVKKKFATPRLSTLEDTAKAIDIDTASLIAEEDTYVSVTKAGYIKRTSPRSFAASTLEEIGKRDDDRLIFVQTAKTTQHLLMFTTLGNVIYRPIHELADIRWKDIGEHLSQTITNFETNEEILYAEVVDQFDDATTYFAATRLGQIKRVERKEFSPWRTYKSKSVKYAKLKDETDQIVAVAPIKLDDVLLISQNGYALRFNIEEVPVVGAKAAGVKAMNLKEDDVLQSAFICNTSSFYLLTQRGSLKRVSCEEIPATSRAKRGLQVLRELKNKPHRVFLAGAVAEQGFVGDLFSTEVEENDQTLLVQSNKGTIYESRLQDLNLSERTSNGSFISDTISDEEVFDAYLKEVFKEDKASS from the coding sequence ATGTCTAACATTCAAAACATGTCCCTTGAGGACATCATGGGAGAGCGCTTTGGTCGCTACTCCAAATACATTATTCAAGACCGGGCTTTGCCAGACATTCGTGATGGATTGAAGCCGGTTCAGCGTCGCATTCTTTATTCGATGAATAAGGATGGCAATACCTTTGATAAGAGCTACCGCAAGTCGGCCAAGTCTGTCGGGAACATCATGGGGAATTTCCACCCACACGGTGACAGTTCTATCTATGATGCTATGGTCCGTATGTCTCAGGATTGGAAGAACCGTGAGATTCTAGTTGAAATGCACGGTAATAACGGTTCTATGGACGGAGATCCGCCAGCGGCAATGCGTTATACCGAGGCGCGTTTGTCTGAAATTGCTGGGTACCTTCTTCAGGATATCGAGAAGAAGACAGTTCCCTTTGCATGGAACTTTGACGATACCGAGAAAGAACCGACGGTTTTGCCAGCAGCCTTTCCAAACCTCTTGGTTAATGGTTCAACCGGGATTTCAGCTGGTTATGCGACAGATATTCCACCTCATAATTTGGCCGAAGTTATCGATGCGACAGTCTACATGATTGATCATCCAACTGCCAAGGTGGATAAACTCATGGAATTTTTGCCTGGACCAGACTTCCCGACGGGAGGAATCATCCAAGGGCGTGACGAAATCAAGAAGGCCTATGAAACTGGGAAAGGGCGCGTGGTCGTTCGCTCCAAGACGGAGATTGAAAAGCTAAAAGGTGGTAAGGAACAAATCGTTATCACTGAAATTCCTTATGAAATCAATAAGGCCAATCTGGTCAAGAAAATCGATGATGTTCGTGTCAATAACAAGGTGGCTGGTATTGCTGAGGTTCGTGATGAGTCTGACCGTGATGGTCTTCGCATTGCTATCGAACTCAAGAAAGACGCCAATACCGAGCTTGTTCTTAACTATCTCTTCAAATACACCGACCTACAAATCAACTACAACTTTAACATGGTAGCGATTGACAATTTCACACCTCGTCAGGTCGGGATTGTTCCAATCTTGTCTAGCTACATCGCCCACCGTCGTGAAGTGATTTTGGCTCGTTCACGCTTTGACAAGGAAAAGGCTGAGAAACGTCTTCACATCGTTGAAGGTTTAATTCGCGTAATTTCAATTTTGGACGAAGTCATTGCCCTTATCCGTGCCTCTGAGAACAAGGCTGACGCCAAGGAAAACCTCAAGGTCAGCTATGAGTTTACAGAAGAGCAGGCTGAAGCCATCGTGACCTTACAACTTTACCGTTTGACCAATACAGACGTTGTTGTCTTGCAGGAAGAAGAAGCAGAATTGCGTGAAAAGATTGCCATGCTTGCGGCTATCATCGGTGATGAACGGACTATGTACAATCTCATGAAGAAAGAACTTCGCGAGGTCAAGAAGAAATTTGCGACACCACGTTTGAGTACTTTGGAAGATACTGCGAAAGCAATCGATATTGACACAGCTAGTTTGATTGCTGAGGAAGATACCTATGTCAGCGTGACTAAGGCAGGCTATATCAAGCGTACTAGCCCACGTTCCTTTGCGGCATCCACTCTGGAAGAAATTGGCAAGCGTGATGATGATCGTTTGATCTTTGTACAAACTGCCAAGACAACCCAGCACCTCTTGATGTTTACAACTCTTGGGAATGTCATCTATCGACCAATCCATGAATTGGCAGACATTCGCTGGAAGGACATCGGAGAGCACTTGAGCCAAACGATTACAAACTTTGAAACTAACGAAGAAATCCTTTATGCAGAAGTAGTGGATCAGTTTGATGATGCGACAACCTACTTTGCAGCAACTCGCCTTGGTCAAATCAAACGCGTAGAACGCAAAGAATTCTCTCCATGGCGGACCTACAAGTCGAAGTCTGTCAAGTATGCTAAGCTAAAAGATGAGACAGACCAGATTGTAGCAGTGGCACCGATTAAACTAGATGATGTTCTCTTGATTAGTCAAAATGGTTATGCCCTTCGTTTCAATATCGAAGAGGTTCCCGTTGTCGGTGCCAAGGCTGCAGGTGTCAAGGCTATGAACCTGAAAGAAGATGATGTCCTCCAATCCGCCTTTATCTGTAACACTTCATCCTTCTACCTCTTGACCCAACGTGGTAGCTTGAAACGTGTCTCTTGTGAGGAAATTCCGGCGACCAGCCGTGCCAAACGAGGCCTACAAGTCTTGCGTGAGTTGAAAAACAAACCGCACCGTGTCTTCTTGGCTGGAGCAGTTGCAGAGCAAGGATTCGTTGGTGATCTTTTTAGTACAGAAGTAGAAGAAAACGACCAAACGTTACTTGTCCAATCTAACAAGGGAACAATCTATGAAAGCCGATTGCAAGACCTCAACTTGTCAGAACGTACTAGCAATGGAAGCTTTATTTCAGACACGATTTCAGATGAAGAAGTTTTCGATGCTTACCTCAAAGAAGTCTTTAAAGAGGACAAAGCAAGTTCGTAA